The DNA window ttggcgttgtcgtaattctccagtttcttaataataataataataataataataataataataatacgagatcAAAAATGTTTTAATTAGTGTATTTGATATTATGAGCAAAACCAGGCATAGTTATCCAAGCCATTAAATTTGGAATAAGGTTATGTATTCATTCAGGTGTTTTTGTTATCAAACTGTTAGTCTATGTCTGAATAGAATCAAATGAATAAGATAGGAATATCTGTTACTTATTTAGTGTTTGTCTGTATACTGAAGGATAACTGATGAAGATTTGATACCGGTAGAGATGTGCAGCTAGATTTTAAGATGGGgaagtagctattattattattatcattattattactagccaagctacaaccctagttggaaaagcaagatgctataagcccaagggctccaatagggaaaaatagcccagtgaggaaaggaaataatgaaataaataaatgatgagaataaattaacaataaatcattctaaaaacagtaacaacgtcaaaacagatatgtcctatataaactattaacaacgtcaaaacagatatgtcctatataaactattaacaacgtcaaaaacagatatgtcctatataaactataaaaagactcatgtccgcctggtcaacataaaaacatttgctccaactttgaacttttgaagttctactgattcaactacccgattaggaagatcattccacaacttggtcacagctggaataaaacttctagggtactgtgtcgtattgagcctcatgatggagaaggcctggctattagaatgaactgcctgcctagtattacgaacaaaatagaattgtccagggagatctgaatgtaaaggatggtcagagtcatgaaaaatcttatgcaacatccatagaGTCAGATTCTGAGATAAAGCCCCATCTAAAGTCAGATAGTACCATGCAGAGTCAGATTTTGAGACTGATCACCACCTGGAGTCAGAACTTGAAATGGAGCAGCAATAGGAAAAAAGATTTTAGGATGGACTTGCATCTGGAGTGACATTTTCAGATGGAACACTGTGTGTATTCAAATTTTAAGATTGGACAGCACGTGCAGTTGTATTTTGAGATGGGACAGCACGTGCAGTTGTATTTTGAGACAAAGCAGCATGTGCAGTCAGTTCTTGAGAAGGAGCACCATGTGGAGTCAGATTTTGGGGATGAGCACTATGTGGATTCAAACTTTAAGAGGGAGCAGCATGTGCAGCCAGATTTTTAGATGGAGCACCACATGAAGTTATATTTTGAGATGGAGAAACATGTTGGAGTCAGATTTTGAGATACAGAAACAATTATAGTTCGCTTTTGACATGATGATATTGATGAAGTTGGATATATATAAGCTGTGAAAATATTATTAGATGATACAAGTAAAATCATGAAGTCTTCATCGAATCAGGTCAACACTTAGAGTAACATCTTGAGATAGAGCAGCATATGGAGTCACATTTTGAGACGAAGTAGCATTTGCAGTCAAATTTTGAGATACCGCAGCATGTGACATAATATTTTGAGATGTACCACCATGTAAGAGTCATATTTTGAGACAGGGCAGAATGTGGAGTCAGATTTTGTGATGAAACACCATGTGATGTCAGATTTTGAGATGGAGCACCATGTGATGTCAGATTTTGAGATGTGCCACCATGTAAGAGTCAGATTTTGAGAAGTACCACCATGTAAGAGTCAGATTTTGAGATGGAGCACCATGTGATGTCAGATTTTGAGATGTACCACCATGTAAGAGTCAGATTTTGAGATGTACCACCATGTAAGAGTCAGATTTTGAGATGGAGCACCATGTGATGTCAGATTTTGAGATGTACCACCATGTAAGAGTCAGATTTTGAGAAGTACCACCATGTAAGAGTCAGATTTTGAGATGGAGCACCATGTGATGTCAGATTTTGAGATGTACCACCATGTAAGAGTCAGATTTTGAGATGTACCCACCATGTAAGAGTCAGATTTTGAGATGGAGCACCATGTGATGTCAGATTTTGAGATGTACCACCATGTAAGAGTCAGATTTTGAGATGTACCACCATGTAAGAGTCAGATTTTGAGATGGAGCGCCATGTGATGTCAGATTTTAAGATGGAGTATTGTGTGGTGACGGAGTTTAAGATATAGTCTCATTTTTAGATACATGTTGAGATTGAGCTCCAATAGGAGTAAGATTTCGAGATGGAGCATCTTATGGAGTTGGATTTGAGTATGGAACGGCATGAGGATTAGTAATGAGCAGCATGTGGAGTCAGATTATGAGATGAAGCACCATGTGGAGTCAGATTTTGAGATGGAGCACCATGTGGAGTCAAATTTTGAGATGGAGCACCGTGTGGAGTCAGATTTTGAGATGGAGCACCATGTGGAGTCAGATTTTGAGATGGAGCACCGTGTAGAGTCAGAGTTTGAGAAGGAGCACCGTGTGGAGTCAGATTTTGAGATGGAGCACCGTGTGGAGTCAAGTTTTGAGATGGAGCACCGTGTGGAGTCAGAGTTTGAGAAGGAGCACCATGTGGAGTCAGATTTTGAGATGGAGCACCATGTGGAGTCAAATTTTGAGATGGAGCACCGTGTGGAGTCAGATTTTGAGATGGAGCACCGTGTGGAGTCAAATTTTGAGATGGAGCACCGTGTGGAGTCAGAGTTTGAGAAGGAGCACCGTGTGGAGTCAGAGTTTGAGATGGAGCACCGTGTGGAGTCAGAGTTTGAGAAGGAGCACCGTGTGGAGTCAGAGTTTGAGAAGGAGCACCCTGTGGAGTCAGATTTTGAGATGGAGCACCGTGTGGAGTCAAGTTTTGAGATGGAGTACCGTGTGGAGTCAGAGTTTGAGAAGGAGCACCATGTGGAGTCAGATTTTGAGATGGAGCACCGTGTGGAGTCAAATTTTGAGATGGAGCACCGTGTGGAGTCAGAGTTTGAGATGGAGCACCATGTGGAGTCAGATTATGAGATGAAGCACCATGTGGAGTCAGATTTTGAGATAGAGCACCATGTGGAGTCAGATTTTGAGATGGAGCACCGTGTGGAGTCAAATTTTGAGATGGAGCACCGTGTGGAGTCAGAGTTTGAGAAGGAGCACCGTGTGGAGTCAGAGTTTGAGAAGGAGCACCATGTGGAGTCAGATTTTGAGATGGAGCACCGTGTGGAGTCAGATTTTGAGATAGAGCACCGTGTGGAGTCAGAGTTTGAGATGGAGCACCGTGTGGAGTCAGATTTTGAGATGGAGCACCGTGTGGAGTCAGAGTTTGAGAAGGAGCACCGTGTGGAGTCAGAGTTTGAGATGGAGCACCATGTGGAGTCAGATTTTGAGATGGAGCACCGTGTGGAGTCAAGTTTTGAGATGGAGCACCGTGTGGAGTCAGAGTTTGAGAAGGAGCACCATGTGGAGTCAGATTTTGAGATGGAGCACCGTGTGGAGTCAAATTTTGAGATGGAGCACCGTGTGGAGTCAGAGTTTGAGATGGAGCACCATGTGGAGTCAAATTTTGAGATGGAGCACCGTGTGGAGTCAAATTTTGAGATAGAGCACCATGTGGAGTCAGATTTTGAGATGGAGCACCGTGTGGAGTCAAATTTTGAGATGGAGCACCGTGTGGAGTCAGAGTTTGAGATGGAGCACCATGTGGAGTCAGATTATGAGATGAAGCACCATGTGGAGTCAAATTTTGAGATGGAGCACCGTGTGGAGTCAGATTTTGAGATAGAGCACCATGTGGAGTCAGATTTTGAGATGGAGCACCGTGTGGAGTCAAATTTTGAGATGGAGCACCGTGTGGAGTCAGAGTTTGAGATGGAGCACCATGTGGAGTCAGATTATGAGATGAAGCACCATGTGGAGTCAGATTTTGAGATAGAGCACCATGTGGAGTCAGATTTTGAGATGGAGCACCGTGTGGAGTCAGAGTTTGAGATGAAGCACCATGTGGAGTCAGATTATGAGATGAAGCACCATGTGGAGTCAAATTTTGAGATGGAGCACCGTGTGGAGTCAGATTTTGAGATAGAGCACCATGTGGAGTCAGATTTTGAGATGGAGCACCGTGTGGAGTCAAATTTTGAGATGGAGCACCGTGTGGAGTCAGAGTTTGAGATGGAGCACCATGTGGAGTCAGATTATGAGATGAAGCACCATGTGGAGTCAGATTTTGAGATAGAGCACCATGTGGAGTCAGATTTTGAGATGGAGCACCGTGTGGAGTCAAATTTTGAGATGGAGCACCGTGTGGAGTCAGAGTTTGAGATGGAGCACCGTGTGGAGTCAGAGTTTGAGAAGGAGCACCGTGTGGAGTCAGATTTTGAGATGGAGCACCGTGTGGAGTCAGATTTTGAGATAGAGCACCATGTGGAGTCAGATTTTGAGATGGAGCACCGTGTGGAGTCAGATTTTGAGATGGAGCACCGTGTGGAGTCAGAGTTTGAGAAGGAGCACCCTGTGGAGTCAGAGTTTAAGAAGGAGCACCATGTGGAGTCAGATTTTGAGATGGAGCACCGTGTGGAGTCAAGTTTTGAGATGGAGCACCGTGTGGAGTCAGAGTTTGAGAAGGAGCACCATGTGGAGTCAGATTTTGAGATGGAGCACCGTGTGGAGTCAAATTTTGAGATGGAGCACCGTGTGGAGTCAAGAGTTTGAGATGGAGCACCATGTGGAGTCAGATTATGAGATGAAGCACCATGTGGAGTCAGATTTTGAGATGGAGCACCATGTGGAGTCAAA is part of the Palaemon carinicauda isolate YSFRI2023 chromosome 15, ASM3689809v2, whole genome shotgun sequence genome and encodes:
- the LOC137654164 gene encoding involucrin-like codes for the protein MRISNEQHVESDYEMKHHVESDFEMEHHVESNFEMEHRVESDFEMEHHVESDFEMEHRVESEFEKEHRVESDFEMEHRVESSFEMEHRVESEFEKEHHVESDFEMEHHVESNFEMEHRVESDFEMEHRVESNFEMEHRVESEFEKEHRVESEFEMEHRVESEFEKEHRVESEFEKEHPVESDFEMEHRVESSFEMEYRVESEFEKEHHVESDFEMEHRVESNFEMEHRVESEFEMEHHVESDYEMKHHVESDFEIEHHVESDFEMEHRVESNFEMEHRVESEFEKEHRVESEFEKEHHVESDFEMEHRVESDFEIEHRVESEFEMEHRVESDFEMEHRVESEFEKEHRVESEFEMEHHVESDFEMEHRVESSFEMEHRVESEFEKEHHVESDFEMEHRVESNFEMEHRVESEFEMEHHVESNFEMEHRVESNFEIEHHVESDFEMEHRVESNFEMEHRVESEFEMEHHVESDYEMKHHVESNFEMEHRVESDFEIEHHVESDFEMEHRVESNFEMEHRVESEFEMEHHVESDYEMKHHVESDFEIEHHVESDFEMEHRVESEFEMKHHVESDYEMKHHVESNFEMEHRVESDFEIEHHVESDFEMEHRVESNFEMEHRVESEFEMEHHVESDYEMKHHVESDFEIEHHVESDFEMEHRVESNFEMEHRVESEFEMEHRVESEFEKEHRVESDFEMEHRVESDFEIEHHVESDFEMEHRVESDFEMEHRVESEFEKEHPVESEFKKEHHVESDFEMEHRVESSFEMEHRVESEFEKEHHVESDFEMEHRVESNFEMEHRVESRV